From the genome of Pedobacter sp. MC2016-14, one region includes:
- the treZ gene encoding malto-oligosyltrehalose trehalohydrolase — MPGLLVGKSTIPAFMVNYSFGTTHCNLWAPYAQQVALKFEKFSLYLDKGHDGEWLLNTDLPKPGDRYLLMVDTEEFPDPMSLCQPEGVHGASQIVDLAAFSWTDQHWTNPELNTYIIYELHAGTFSTEGTFAGIADKLDHLVDLGITAIELMPVCAFPGERNWGYDGVYPFAVHMAYGGPEGLQQLVNCCHEKGLAVILDVVYNHVGPEGNHFDKLGPFFTDKYKTPWGSAINYDDEFCDGLRNAVVENVLMWFRDFHIDALRLDAVHAIKDFSAKHLLLQLRAATDSWMQESGKCVYLMVESDLNDTRFIDVPEKGGFGMDAQWLDEFHHALRVTSGEPATGYYEDFKSVGQLAKAYRDAYVYDGIYSPHRKKIFGNKAQHCPGEQFIVFAQNHDQVGNRKFGERNTVLFSFELQKLMAAAVLCSPFLPMLFMGEEWGETNPFLYFISHTDPELIKAVQQGRAKEFAAFHADGETPDPQSELTFNQSKLDWEKTKDPKHLRILNYYKALIALRKEYPALGNTDRTCLEVVAQEADNCLTLTRWKGSQRVVCLLNFSHQRRHIELPGEEKNWIRIFDSAAAEWGAAGDGSFLEAQSILIYVNPNSYV, encoded by the coding sequence ATGCCGGGATTGTTGGTTGGTAAATCAACGATCCCGGCATTTATGGTTAATTATTCTTTCGGTACAACACATTGCAACCTTTGGGCACCCTATGCACAGCAGGTAGCCCTTAAATTTGAAAAATTTAGTTTGTACCTTGATAAAGGTCATGATGGCGAATGGTTGCTGAACACAGATTTACCTAAACCAGGAGATCGTTATCTTTTGATGGTTGATACCGAAGAATTCCCTGATCCGATGTCATTATGCCAGCCTGAAGGGGTTCATGGGGCTTCTCAAATTGTGGATCTTGCTGCATTTTCCTGGACAGACCAACATTGGACAAATCCTGAATTAAATACCTATATTATTTATGAACTGCATGCGGGTACCTTTAGCACTGAAGGTACTTTTGCGGGTATTGCGGATAAATTAGATCATCTGGTTGACCTTGGTATCACCGCAATTGAACTGATGCCTGTATGCGCCTTTCCGGGAGAACGGAACTGGGGATACGATGGTGTTTACCCGTTTGCCGTACATATGGCTTACGGAGGGCCGGAAGGATTGCAGCAGCTGGTGAATTGTTGTCATGAGAAAGGCCTGGCCGTAATTTTAGATGTGGTTTATAACCATGTTGGGCCGGAAGGAAATCATTTTGACAAACTGGGCCCTTTTTTTACGGATAAATATAAAACTCCCTGGGGCAGTGCCATCAATTATGACGACGAGTTTTGCGACGGCCTGCGTAATGCTGTAGTTGAAAATGTGCTGATGTGGTTTAGGGATTTTCATATTGATGCCTTAAGGCTGGATGCGGTGCATGCCATTAAGGATTTTAGTGCAAAACACCTCTTGCTGCAACTGAGAGCTGCAACCGACAGCTGGATGCAGGAATCTGGTAAATGTGTTTATTTGATGGTAGAATCTGACCTTAACGATACCCGTTTTATAGATGTACCGGAGAAAGGGGGCTTTGGCATGGATGCGCAATGGCTGGATGAATTTCATCATGCCTTAAGGGTTACTTCCGGGGAGCCTGCAACAGGTTATTACGAAGATTTTAAAAGCGTAGGGCAGCTAGCCAAGGCCTATCGCGATGCCTATGTATACGATGGGATCTATTCTCCCCACCGAAAGAAGATTTTTGGAAATAAGGCGCAGCATTGTCCCGGTGAACAGTTTATTGTTTTTGCTCAAAACCACGACCAGGTTGGCAACCGTAAGTTTGGTGAGCGGAATACGGTGTTGTTTAGTTTTGAACTACAGAAACTTATGGCCGCGGCCGTATTGTGCAGTCCCTTTTTGCCGATGCTGTTTATGGGGGAAGAATGGGGAGAAACCAATCCCTTTCTCTATTTTATCAGTCACACAGATCCTGAATTGATTAAAGCCGTTCAGCAGGGGCGGGCAAAGGAATTTGCGGCTTTTCATGCTGATGGCGAAACTCCGGACCCTCAATCGGAACTGACCTTTAACCAATCTAAACTGGATTGGGAGAAAACGAAAGATCCAAAGCATTTGCGCATTTTAAACTACTACAAAGCCTTGATTGCCTTGCGGAAGGAATATCCTGCGTTGGGAAACACGGACAGGACTTGCCTGGAGGTAGTTGCGCAGGAAGCGGATAATTGTTTAACCCTGACCCGCTGGAAGGGTAGCCAGCGGGTAGTCTGTCTGCTGAATTTTTCTCATCAGCGCCGGCATATTGAGCTGCCCGGTGAGGAAAAAAACTGGATCAGGATCTTTGATTCTGCCGCTGCAGAATGGGGTGCTGCCGGAGATGGCAGTTTTCTTGAAGCACAGTCTATTTTAATTTACGTCAATCCAAATTCATATGTTTAA
- the treY gene encoding malto-oligosyltrehalose synthase, with protein MFNPVSTYRVQFHVNFNFSNFEAILPYLQRLGIQTIYASPIFEAVPGSVHGYDTTNPLRINPEIGTEEDLLRIAMKLKKMGISWIQDIVPNHMAYHSNNLWLMDVLENGAASAYASFFDINWAAEDSPLMVPFLGGDLEQVLENKELKLLLKKGKPYLDYAGNSWPVNAASLAPADLNKAEIERINKNTDELKAILHKQHYRLCNWQETNERINYRRFFTVNGLICLNMQEEETFTAYHAYIQQLVAKGLFQGLRVDHIDGLKDPEAYLHRLRQMVGDEVYLVVEKILEKEEPMPQEWPTQGNTGYEMLALINNLFTNGKAKKGFKHLYVQLTGDGKKVETQIFEKKSAVLFDHMQGELEHLYQLFTALEVNEIKKLKVQQPESIKQAIAAFLVRCPVYRFYGNAFPLEKWERKAVEKILDDIAQEKQLKPVAEVLKEIWLNTKEGAGSAQALNFYMRCMQFAGPLMAKGVEDTLMYTYQNFIAHNEVGDAPDGFGISTRDMHQQMKLRQKYWPLSMTTTATHDTKRGEDFRARLNVLSDLEEEWKENAGYWFSILPATAGESPLTDNDKYFIFQTLIGSYPMPGNEPLNYPERLKEYLEKALREGKQHSDWAEPNLAYEEQATDFALGLLDKNSAFWTSFCAFHRKVSDFGILNSLSQLVLKFMLPGLPDVYQGNELWDLSFVDPDNRSAVDYAHRLKLLKKIEPSAAITQLWAERYQGSIKLALTQRLLAERKLKPDLYLHGAYIPLKVKGNYASNVFAFARRHGDDWVVTAVALHMAAMLNGQYDQLLEANWEDTTIILPDYAPETWENLIDGGTGKAYERTIAANLVFQDFPLAVLKMNTRAEKRSAGLLMHITSLPSDYGIGDFGKEARKFIKFLSRSGQRYWQLLPLNPIGEAQSYSPYSSVSSMAGNVWLVSPDLLYEQNLLGKDWLKLNKKARKNAVDFKSAGALKEEMFDLAYENFLNSDDAQMKKSFERFCLREDHWLADFAKYSILKLHFENEPWYKWPEQYKLRNAKALKTFEQNNAAEIKKVKWKQFVFFEQWGLLKLYARHNGVQLFGDLPFYVGHDSADVWANPNLFKLDGDGQAAGIAGVPPDYFNAEGQLWGMPVYNWEALKSTGYKWWLERIAMNLKLYDLLRLDHFRAFVDYWEVAATELTAKNGSWKAGPGTEFFRLLKTRFPQLPFVAEDLGEINTDVYLLRDEFALPGMKVLQFAFGEDIASSVHIPYHYESVNFVAYTGTHDNNTTVGWYKNDLDKDGRQRLKLYAGKVNRYNVHEVLIKTAMASCARLVMIPIQDLLGLSEQSRMNIPASNAGNWSWCLSNAKNYRGYSRKLIEWLKVYGRI; from the coding sequence ATGTTTAATCCGGTTTCTACTTACAGAGTTCAGTTCCACGTTAATTTTAACTTCAGTAATTTTGAAGCTATCCTCCCTTATTTGCAGCGCCTTGGGATTCAAACCATTTATGCATCGCCAATTTTTGAAGCGGTACCCGGAAGTGTGCACGGCTATGATACGACCAATCCGTTAAGGATTAACCCGGAGATAGGCACGGAAGAAGATTTGCTAAGGATTGCCATGAAGTTGAAAAAAATGGGCATCAGCTGGATTCAGGATATTGTGCCCAACCACATGGCTTATCATTCCAATAACCTTTGGCTGATGGATGTGCTGGAAAATGGTGCTGCTTCAGCGTATGCTTCCTTTTTCGACATCAATTGGGCTGCAGAGGACAGCCCTTTGATGGTTCCATTTTTGGGCGGGGATCTGGAACAGGTGTTGGAAAATAAAGAACTGAAGCTGCTACTAAAAAAGGGGAAACCCTACCTTGATTATGCTGGAAATTCCTGGCCGGTAAATGCGGCTAGCCTCGCGCCAGCGGATTTAAATAAAGCGGAAATAGAGCGGATAAATAAAAATACAGATGAACTGAAAGCCATATTGCATAAGCAGCATTACAGGCTTTGTAACTGGCAGGAGACGAACGAAAGGATTAATTACAGGCGTTTTTTTACGGTAAACGGACTCATCTGTTTGAACATGCAGGAAGAGGAAACTTTTACAGCCTACCATGCTTATATACAGCAATTGGTAGCAAAGGGTTTATTTCAGGGGCTGCGGGTTGACCATATTGACGGGCTGAAGGATCCGGAGGCTTATTTACATCGGTTAAGACAAATGGTTGGCGATGAGGTATACCTGGTGGTAGAAAAAATCCTGGAAAAAGAGGAACCTATGCCTCAGGAATGGCCAACACAGGGAAATACAGGCTACGAGATGCTGGCGCTAATAAATAACCTGTTTACCAACGGAAAGGCAAAGAAAGGTTTTAAGCACTTGTATGTTCAGTTGACAGGCGATGGAAAGAAAGTTGAAACGCAGATTTTTGAGAAAAAAAGTGCGGTGCTTTTTGACCATATGCAGGGCGAATTGGAGCATTTGTATCAATTATTTACCGCGCTGGAGGTAAATGAAATTAAAAAACTGAAAGTTCAGCAACCTGAATCGATAAAACAAGCTATTGCGGCTTTTCTGGTTCGCTGTCCGGTGTACAGGTTTTACGGCAATGCTTTTCCTCTTGAAAAATGGGAACGCAAGGCAGTGGAAAAGATTTTGGACGATATTGCGCAGGAAAAACAGCTAAAGCCCGTAGCAGAAGTGCTAAAGGAGATTTGGCTGAATACCAAAGAGGGCGCAGGATCTGCGCAGGCCTTAAACTTTTACATGCGCTGCATGCAATTTGCCGGTCCGCTAATGGCTAAAGGGGTAGAAGATACGCTGATGTATACTTACCAAAACTTTATAGCCCATAATGAGGTGGGCGATGCCCCCGATGGTTTTGGGATTTCTACCAGGGACATGCATCAGCAAATGAAGTTACGCCAAAAATACTGGCCTTTGAGCATGACTACTACGGCGACACATGATACCAAACGGGGGGAAGATTTTAGGGCCAGGTTAAATGTATTGAGCGATCTTGAAGAGGAATGGAAGGAGAATGCTGGCTATTGGTTTTCGATTTTGCCAGCTACGGCCGGGGAATCTCCTCTAACTGATAATGATAAATATTTTATTTTTCAGACGCTGATTGGCAGTTATCCAATGCCGGGTAACGAGCCGCTGAATTATCCGGAGCGCCTGAAAGAATATCTTGAAAAAGCCTTGAGGGAAGGAAAACAGCATTCTGACTGGGCTGAGCCAAATTTAGCTTATGAAGAGCAGGCCACTGATTTTGCCCTGGGACTGCTGGATAAAAACAGTGCCTTTTGGACCAGCTTTTGTGCCTTTCACCGCAAGGTATCAGATTTTGGTATATTGAATTCGTTATCTCAACTGGTTTTGAAATTTATGCTTCCCGGACTGCCCGATGTGTATCAGGGAAATGAATTATGGGATTTGAGTTTTGTAGACCCTGACAACCGGAGCGCTGTTGATTATGCACATCGGCTTAAATTACTAAAGAAAATTGAACCCTCTGCAGCCATAACACAACTTTGGGCAGAGCGGTATCAGGGATCGATTAAACTGGCACTGACACAACGCTTGCTTGCGGAACGTAAGTTGAAACCCGATCTGTACTTGCATGGAGCATACATTCCTTTGAAAGTTAAGGGAAATTATGCCTCAAATGTTTTTGCTTTTGCAAGACGGCATGGAGACGACTGGGTAGTTACTGCGGTAGCCTTACATATGGCTGCTATGCTGAATGGGCAATACGATCAACTGTTAGAGGCCAACTGGGAAGACACCACCATTATACTTCCGGACTATGCACCTGAAACCTGGGAAAATTTAATTGATGGGGGGACTGGTAAAGCATATGAACGTACGATTGCCGCAAATTTAGTCTTTCAGGATTTTCCGCTTGCGGTGTTAAAAATGAATACAAGGGCAGAAAAGCGAAGTGCTGGACTCCTGATGCACATTACCTCTTTGCCCTCTGACTATGGAATTGGCGATTTTGGCAAAGAAGCCAGGAAGTTTATCAAATTTCTGAGTAGGAGCGGCCAGCGGTATTGGCAGCTTTTGCCTTTAAACCCTATTGGGGAAGCGCAAAGCTACTCGCCCTACAGTTCAGTATCCAGCATGGCCGGCAATGTTTGGCTGGTTAGTCCGGATTTGCTTTACGAGCAGAACTTACTTGGCAAAGACTGGTTGAAATTAAATAAAAAGGCAAGGAAAAATGCGGTAGACTTTAAGTCTGCAGGTGCTTTGAAGGAAGAGATGTTTGATTTGGCTTATGAAAACTTTTTGAATAGTGATGATGCGCAAATGAAGAAATCATTTGAACGCTTTTGCTTGAGAGAAGACCATTGGTTAGCTGATTTCGCAAAGTATAGTATCTTAAAGCTTCATTTTGAAAATGAACCCTGGTACAAATGGCCTGAGCAATATAAATTGAGGAACGCAAAGGCACTTAAAACATTTGAGCAAAACAATGCTGCTGAAATTAAAAAGGTGAAATGGAAACAGTTTGTATTTTTTGAGCAGTGGGGCTTGTTAAAATTGTACGCAAGGCACAATGGCGTTCAGTTGTTTGGCGACCTGCCATTTTATGTAGGTCATGATTCTGCGGATGTATGGGCGAACCCCAACCTTTTTAAACTGGATGGGGATGGACAGGCGGCAGGCATTGCAGGTGTACCACCGGATTACTTTAATGCGGAGGGACAGTTGTGGGGCATGCCTGTTTACAATTGGGAAGCCTTAAAAAGTACCGGATATAAATGGTGGCTGGAAAGAATAGCGATGAATTTGAAACTGTACGACTTGTTAAGGCTGGATCATTTTAGGGCATTTGTAGATTACTGGGAGGTGGCGGCTACTGAGCTTACCGCCAAAAATGGAAGCTGGAAAGCCGGACCGGGAACAGAATTTTTTAGGCTGCTGAAAACAAGGTTTCCGCAACTTCCTTTTGTAGCGGAGGATTTAGGTGAGATTAATACCGATGTTTATTTGCTGAGAGATGAATTTGCTTTGCCGGGAATGAAAGTGCTGCAGTTTGCCTTTGGTGAAGATATTGCCAGTTCAGTTCACATTCCGTACCATTATGAATCGGTTAATTTTGTAGCTTATACCGGTACGCATGATAACAATACGACAGTTGGCTGGTACAAAAATGACCTCGATAAGGATGGGCGGCAGCGTTTAAAATTATATGCAGGAAAAGTGAACAGGTACAACGTTCATGAAGTATTGATAAAAACGGCAATGGCCTCTTGCGCCAGGTTGGTAATGATACCGATTCAGGACTTGCTTGGCTTGTCTGAGCAGAGCAGGATGAATATTCCGGCATCTAATGCTGGCAACTGGTCATGGTGCCTGAGTAATGCCAAAAATTACCGGGGATATTCCAGAAAACTGATAGAATGGCTGAAAGTTTATGGAAGGATTTAA
- the tkt gene encoding transketolase, producing MESNTKGIEELAINTVRVLSADAVQKANSGHPGTAMALAPLGHVLWSKFLNYNPKNPDFANRDRFILSAGHACMLQYSFLHLTGYDLSLDDLKNFRQLNSKTAGHPEYGLAPGIDVTTGPLGQGFANGVGFAIGQKHLAARYNRPGYKLFNYNVYAIVSDGDMMEGVTSEAASLAGHLQLGNLIYLYDDNHISIEGSTDITFNEDVSARFRSYGWHVQDLPDANDIHALELALINAKAESQKPSLIRVRSLIAYGSPNKSGTAGSHGSPLGAEELKLVKEFFGFDPELSFHIPKEVAKYYKEKGERGITYEKKWDELFADYRKKYPELAAEYELARDGKLPEGWKDQLPAFKASEPKMATRQASGKVLNAIAGSLPNLIGGAADLSPSTETTLKDFDSFTAENRAGRNFHFGIREHAMGSALNGLALTKGIIPFGATFLMFSEYMRPPIRLAAIMKVSPIFVYTHDSIGLGEDGTTHQPVEQLASLRSIPNVTVIRPADANETAQAWRVAIEKKGGPTVLVFTRQALPVLDQDKFGKATGLEKGAYILSESSSKPELILMATGSEVALILQAQEILEKDGISTRVVSMPSWELFEQQNAAYKEEVFPKAIRKRLAVEMASPMGWHKYTTDEGAILGMTTFGESAPAEDLYKHFGFTPANVVDRAKEVLNK from the coding sequence ATGGAATCGAATACAAAAGGCATTGAAGAATTAGCTATAAATACTGTAAGGGTACTTTCTGCAGACGCTGTTCAAAAAGCAAATTCCGGACATCCCGGCACGGCAATGGCGCTTGCCCCTTTAGGTCATGTTTTATGGTCTAAATTCTTAAATTATAATCCTAAAAATCCTGATTTTGCTAACCGTGACCGGTTTATACTGTCTGCGGGTCATGCCTGTATGTTACAATACAGCTTTTTGCATTTAACGGGTTATGATTTATCGCTGGATGACCTTAAAAATTTCAGACAACTAAACAGTAAAACCGCAGGGCATCCTGAATATGGACTGGCACCGGGTATTGACGTAACCACTGGTCCGCTTGGGCAGGGTTTTGCCAATGGTGTGGGTTTTGCGATAGGACAAAAACACCTGGCTGCGCGTTACAATAGACCGGGTTACAAGCTTTTTAATTACAACGTTTACGCTATTGTGAGTGACGGCGATATGATGGAAGGGGTGACTTCTGAAGCCGCTTCTCTGGCCGGTCACCTGCAGCTTGGTAATTTAATTTATTTGTACGATGACAACCACATTTCTATAGAAGGAAGTACAGATATTACCTTTAACGAAGATGTAAGTGCGCGGTTTAGGTCTTATGGCTGGCATGTACAGGACTTACCTGACGCAAATGACATCCATGCCTTAGAATTGGCTTTAATTAATGCGAAGGCTGAAAGTCAAAAACCTTCACTGATCAGGGTTCGGTCGCTGATTGCTTATGGAAGTCCAAATAAATCTGGTACTGCAGGTTCACATGGATCTCCCCTGGGTGCTGAGGAGCTGAAACTGGTAAAAGAATTTTTTGGTTTTGATCCTGAGCTTTCTTTCCATATTCCGAAAGAGGTAGCTAAATATTATAAAGAAAAAGGCGAAAGAGGCATAACCTATGAAAAAAAATGGGACGAACTCTTTGCAGACTACCGGAAGAAATATCCTGAACTGGCAGCAGAATATGAACTTGCCCGGGACGGAAAGTTGCCTGAAGGGTGGAAAGACCAGCTTCCTGCTTTTAAAGCTTCTGAACCTAAGATGGCGACAAGGCAAGCCTCAGGAAAAGTGTTAAATGCCATAGCGGGCAGTTTGCCAAACTTGATTGGCGGTGCGGCAGACCTTTCTCCATCAACAGAAACTACCCTTAAAGATTTTGATTCTTTTACCGCGGAAAACAGGGCCGGACGTAACTTCCATTTTGGTATCCGTGAACATGCTATGGGATCTGCCTTAAATGGACTGGCCTTAACCAAAGGAATTATACCTTTTGGCGCTACGTTTTTAATGTTTTCTGAATATATGCGTCCGCCGATCCGTTTGGCGGCGATTATGAAGGTGAGTCCGATTTTTGTTTATACCCATGACAGTATTGGCCTTGGAGAGGATGGTACCACACACCAACCGGTTGAGCAGCTTGCATCTTTAAGGTCTATACCGAATGTAACGGTAATTAGGCCGGCGGATGCAAATGAAACAGCACAGGCCTGGCGTGTGGCCATAGAGAAAAAAGGAGGCCCAACGGTACTGGTCTTTACCCGGCAGGCATTGCCTGTTCTGGATCAGGATAAATTTGGTAAGGCAACAGGACTTGAAAAAGGAGCTTATATCTTATCTGAATCCAGCAGTAAGCCTGAATTGATTTTGATGGCCACGGGTTCTGAAGTGGCGCTGATTTTGCAGGCACAGGAAATTCTTGAAAAAGACGGAATTTCTACGCGTGTGGTGAGCATGCCTTCATGGGAATTATTTGAGCAGCAGAATGCAGCATATAAAGAGGAGGTTTTTCCTAAAGCGATCCGTAAGCGTTTGGCGGTAGAGATGGCATCGCCGATGGGCTGGCATAAATATACCACTGATGAAGGCGCTATTTTGGGTATGACCACTTTTGGTGAGTCTGCGCCGGCGGAAGATTTGTATAAACATTTTGGTTTTACACCAGCCAATGTTGTAGACCGCGCTAAAGAAGTTCTAAATAAATAA
- a CDS encoding HAD family hydrolase: MKKADLKILFFDIGGILLTNGWGHESRKEASSKFGLDYDEVNALHNFVFNIYEIGSITLDEYLDVVIFNHPRDFTREDFKEFIYAQSKELPDMLAWLKEWKKDCGFRVISINNEGKELNDYRVEKFKLHLCFDAFISSCEVKMRKPDPGIFKLAMGIAQVSAEQCVYFDDRMMFVNTAQKLGIKAFQHTSFEDTKKTLERLKTDGLNGLV; encoded by the coding sequence ATGAAGAAAGCAGATTTAAAAATATTGTTTTTTGATATAGGTGGGATACTACTTACAAATGGATGGGGACACGAATCAAGGAAAGAAGCATCTTCTAAGTTTGGTTTGGATTACGACGAAGTTAATGCCCTGCATAACTTTGTATTTAACATTTATGAGATAGGTAGTATTACACTGGACGAATACCTGGATGTAGTGATCTTTAACCATCCGCGTGATTTTACACGTGAAGATTTTAAAGAGTTTATTTATGCCCAGTCCAAAGAATTGCCGGACATGCTGGCCTGGTTAAAAGAATGGAAAAAAGACTGCGGGTTTAGGGTGATTTCTATCAATAATGAAGGGAAAGAACTGAACGATTACCGGGTTGAAAAATTTAAATTACACCTTTGTTTTGATGCTTTTATTTCTTCATGTGAAGTTAAAATGAGGAAGCCTGACCCTGGCATATTTAAACTGGCAATGGGAATAGCACAGGTTTCTGCAGAACAGTGTGTTTATTTTGATGACCGGATGATGTTTGTGAATACGGCACAAAAACTTGGTATCAAAGCTTTTCAGCATACGAGTTTTGAAGATACAAAGAAAACGTTAGAGCGATTAAAAACTGATGGGCTGAATGGCCTTGTATAA
- a CDS encoding NAD(P)/FAD-dependent oxidoreductase produces the protein MSELSKKIVIVGGGFAGLNLAKNLTDNDAFEITLIDKNNYNFFPPLIYQVATGYLESSNITYPFRKLFRGKKNFTFQMGEVEEVIQGENRLILTTGEVKYDLLVFATGTTTNYFGMENVKNNAIPMKTVENALYMRNTLLERLEMASRTKDPAERKKLLTIVVAGGGPTGVEISGMFAEIRKNIIPRDYPELIGSHGEVYLVDGVKTLLTPMSEKSQRYTYDTLTKMGVKILLNSLVKDYVDDTVHFANGDTIVTKTLIWAAGVTSLVFKGVDEQCYGRGKRLITDEYNKVLGTENIYAIGDTCIQTTDVNFKDGHPQVAQVALQQGINLARNLIRGLKGEALKPFVYHDKGSMAIIGRNKAVADLPSPKIHFNGFIAWVAWLFVHLLSIINYRNRLKTLSNWMVAYMTKDQSLRMIVRPDKETLIK, from the coding sequence ATGTCTGAACTATCTAAAAAGATTGTAATTGTTGGTGGTGGCTTTGCGGGGTTAAACCTGGCTAAAAACCTCACCGATAATGACGCTTTTGAAATTACGCTGATCGATAAAAATAATTATAACTTTTTTCCTCCCCTTATTTACCAGGTTGCTACGGGTTATCTGGAGTCATCTAATATCACGTATCCATTCAGGAAGTTATTTAGGGGCAAAAAGAATTTTACCTTTCAAATGGGAGAAGTAGAAGAGGTTATTCAGGGCGAAAACAGGTTGATTTTAACCACCGGTGAGGTAAAATACGATTTGCTGGTGTTTGCTACGGGTACTACTACCAATTATTTTGGGATGGAGAATGTAAAGAACAATGCTATACCTATGAAAACGGTAGAAAATGCGCTTTACATGAGGAATACCTTGCTTGAGCGCCTGGAGATGGCCTCAAGAACCAAGGACCCGGCAGAACGGAAAAAACTGCTCACCATTGTGGTTGCCGGAGGCGGACCTACGGGGGTTGAAATTTCTGGTATGTTCGCTGAAATCAGAAAAAATATCATTCCGAGGGATTACCCTGAACTGATTGGTTCTCATGGTGAAGTATATTTGGTAGACGGAGTGAAGACTTTACTGACACCAATGAGTGAGAAGTCTCAGCGTTATACGTACGACACCCTGACAAAGATGGGGGTTAAAATTTTGCTGAACAGTCTTGTGAAAGACTATGTTGACGATACCGTACATTTTGCAAATGGAGATACCATTGTGACCAAAACCTTAATTTGGGCTGCTGGTGTTACCTCTTTGGTTTTTAAAGGAGTTGATGAGCAATGTTATGGTCGTGGCAAACGGTTGATTACCGACGAGTATAATAAGGTTCTGGGTACAGAAAATATTTATGCCATTGGTGATACTTGTATTCAGACTACGGATGTTAATTTTAAAGACGGACACCCGCAGGTGGCACAGGTGGCCTTGCAGCAGGGTATTAATTTGGCCAGGAATTTAATTAGAGGGTTGAAAGGAGAGGCATTAAAACCCTTTGTGTACCATGATAAAGGTTCTATGGCCATCATTGGAAGAAATAAGGCGGTGGCTGATTTGCCTTCACCTAAAATTCATTTTAATGGATTTATAGCTTGGGTAGCCTGGTTATTTGTGCATTTATTGTCCATTATCAATTATAGAAACAGGCTTAAAACGCTGTCTAACTGGATGGTTGCCTATATGACAAAGGATCAGTCGCTAAGAATGATTGTAAGGCCTGACAAAGAGACGCTGATTAAATAA
- a CDS encoding DUF4397 domain-containing protein — MKLNTVFFNTRLTRTFLLTAAAGIAILFNACKQDDVVYTPTIAALSIVNASPNSPSLDFYIDNQRVNTNGLLFGDKIEYQRAYQGNRNTSVAVTGAQTPLITKTINLVAAQYHSLYIVGNQESLDYVLLKDDETDPAATKAKVRFVNLSPDAPALNLEVVGDATPFTDLAYKAFTPFKDVTPATATLKLTNKTTGALVATLENVELKKGKTYTIWAKGLVTTTVDAQKLSIKVTEHG, encoded by the coding sequence ATGAAACTCAACACTGTATTTTTCAACACGCGACTCACAAGAACATTTTTACTTACAGCAGCGGCAGGTATCGCCATTTTATTCAATGCCTGTAAACAAGATGATGTGGTGTATACCCCAACAATAGCAGCCCTTTCAATTGTGAATGCTTCCCCAAATTCACCATCGCTTGATTTTTACATCGACAACCAGCGGGTAAATACCAATGGACTGTTATTTGGTGATAAAATTGAATACCAAAGGGCATATCAGGGCAACCGCAATACTTCGGTAGCCGTTACTGGTGCACAAACTCCCCTCATCACTAAAACGATAAACCTGGTGGCGGCACAATACCACTCGCTGTACATTGTAGGAAACCAGGAGTCACTGGACTATGTGCTTCTGAAAGATGATGAAACAGATCCGGCGGCTACAAAGGCCAAAGTAAGGTTTGTTAACCTGTCTCCAGATGCGCCTGCTTTAAATTTAGAAGTTGTTGGAGACGCAACACCGTTTACCGACCTGGCCTATAAAGCCTTTACCCCTTTTAAAGATGTGACGCCTGCTACCGCTACGCTAAAGTTAACCAACAAAACAACAGGAGCTTTAGTAGCCACCCTGGAAAATGTTGAATTAAAAAAAGGCAAGACTTACACCATCTGGGCTAAAGGACTGGTTACAACCACCGTTGACGCACAAAAACTGTCTATTAAAGTAACAGAGCACGGTTAA